Proteins co-encoded in one Flavobacteriales bacterium genomic window:
- the meaB gene encoding methylmalonyl Co-A mutase-associated GTPase MeaB, translating into MDAVQLLKGISGGEPKALARAISVVENDGDAADMILRSLSLDRNVPVVGFTGPPGAGKSTLINEVVKQLTGAGKRIGVVAIDPSSPFNMGALLGDRIRMSEHFENDLVFIRSLASRRSLGGLSAKTMEVVDVMRGYPFDYILIETVGVGQSEVEIAGLADTTVLVLVPEAGDEIQTLKSGVMEIADIFVVNKADRPGAEEWVKNLVTMTGERYHDAWQPPVVKTVAMKGDGVEDLVGAINDHHAHLSSHDVRKAALYTEKAWNLIQVSRMNDVDKAQLEQRILEGLQKGPVNLYAELRKWGYINDTH; encoded by the coding sequence TTCCGTTGTTGAGAATGACGGGGACGCGGCTGATATGATCCTTCGTTCTCTTTCACTGGACCGGAATGTACCGGTGGTTGGTTTCACCGGTCCTCCGGGAGCTGGGAAGAGCACCCTTATTAATGAGGTGGTGAAGCAGCTTACCGGTGCCGGAAAGAGGATAGGGGTTGTAGCCATTGATCCGTCGTCACCCTTTAATATGGGAGCACTACTCGGCGATAGGATACGTATGTCCGAGCATTTTGAGAATGACCTGGTCTTTATCCGTTCACTTGCCAGCCGCCGTTCGCTGGGAGGGTTATCTGCAAAGACGATGGAAGTGGTGGATGTAATGCGTGGATACCCGTTTGATTATATCCTTATAGAAACGGTTGGTGTGGGTCAGTCTGAAGTAGAGATCGCTGGTTTGGCGGATACCACCGTACTTGTACTTGTGCCTGAAGCGGGCGATGAGATACAAACGCTTAAATCGGGTGTGATGGAGATCGCGGATATTTTTGTAGTGAATAAGGCGGATCGTCCCGGCGCCGAGGAATGGGTCAAGAACCTGGTGACCATGACCGGCGAACGTTATCATGATGCGTGGCAACCACCTGTTGTCAAAACGGTCGCCATGAAAGGAGATGGTGTGGAGGATCTGGTGGGTGCAATAAATGATCATCATGCCCACCTCTCCTCGCATGATGTCCGTAAAGCGGCCTTGTATACCGAGAAAGCCTGGAATCTGATTCAGGTATCCAGGATGAACGATGTAGACAAAGCCCAACTTGAACAACGTATTCTGGAAGGGCTTCAGAAAGGTCCCGTCAACCTTTACGCGGAACTGCGCAAGTGGGGGTATATTAACGATACGCACTGA